A region from the Canis lupus dingo isolate Sandy chromosome X, ASM325472v2, whole genome shotgun sequence genome encodes:
- the LOC112663802 gene encoding melanoma-associated antigen 10-like, with translation MPLGKSSELSKKGEDLEEAQGLVDAQLSGAEEEEEGEEEAPPPPSTPSPPYHLSHLSLSSSSSSSWSSSSSPSLSSGMVFAPPEEGSAAPGALSDPQGSQSAETSPSGGAVGVLGQPEPPGPSGPGEAGDEEPLVEGSFRMKTAALVMFLLLKYRTKQPTSKAEMLEVFTPEYQDDFPAILTQASIWLRLVFGLDVIEVDPSQHSYILNPILGLTWDGMLSDQWGLPKTGLLGLVLGLILLQDGCVPEEEVWEALGVIGVYDGQEHIVYGEPRDLLTNVWVQEGYLERRQVAGSDPARNEFLWGPRASEETSKLQVMIYMLQVGSNNLGSSLVL, from the coding sequence ATGCCCCTAGGGAAGAGCAGCGAGCTTTCGAAGAAGGGAGAAGACCTAGaggaggcccagggcctggtggaTGCCCAGCTGTctggggctgaggaggaggaggaaggggaggaggaggctccacCTCCCCCCTCTACCCCATCTCCCCCATACCACCTATCTCATCTCTctctatcctcctcctcctcctcttcctggtccTCCTCGTCTTCCCCTTCCTTGTCCTCTGGCATGGTCTTTGCCCCCCCAGAGGAGGGGTCTGCTGCTCCAGGGGCCCTAAGTGATCCCCAGGGCTCTCAGAGTGCCGAAACCTCCCCAAGTGGTGGGGCAGTTGGTGTCCTTGGCCAGCCCGAGCCTCCtggccccagtggcccaggggaggcaggagacGAGGAGCCTTTGGTGGAGGGCAGTTTTCGAATGAAGACAGCTGCACTGGTGATGTTCCTACTCCTCAAGTATCGCACCAAGCAGCCCACCAGCAAGGCAGAGATGCTGGAGGTCTTCACCCCAGAATACCAGGACGACTTCCCCGCCATCTTGACCCAAGCATCCATCTGGTTGCGGCTGGTCTTTGGCCTAGATGTGATTGAAGTAGATCCCAGCCAGCACTCCTACATCCTCAACCccatcctgggcctcacctgggatGGGATGCTGAGCGATCAGTGGGGCCTGCCCAAGACCGGCCTCCTGGGGCTGGTCCTGGGGTTGATCCTCCTGCAGGATGGGTGTGTCCCCGAGGAGGAGGTGTGGGAGGCTCTGGGGGTCATAGGGGTGTACGATGGCCAAGAACACATCGTCTATGGGGAGCCCAGGGACCTCCTCACCAACGTCTGGGTGCAGGAAGGCTACCTGGAGCGCCGGCAGGTGGCGGGCAGCGACCCTGCCCGCAACGAGTTCctgtgggggcccagggcctCCGAGGAAACCAGCAAGTTGCAGGTCATGATCTACATGCTCCAGGTTGGTAGCAACAACCTGGGGTCCTCCCTGGTCCTGTGA